In Arthrobacter sp. MN05-02, the genomic stretch CGGCGCCGACCTGATCACGCTCGACCTGAACCTGCCCGACGGCGACGGCGTGGAGGTCTGCCGGGAGGTCCGCACCTTCTCCGACGCCTACATCCTGATGATCACGGCGCGCACGGATGAGATCGAGCGCCTGACGGGCCTCGAGACCGGTGCCGACGACTACATCAGCAAGCCCTTCAGCCCGCGCGAACTCGTGGCGCGCATCAACTCGCTGTTCCGCCGCCAGAGCCGGCAGGCGGCTGCCGATGTGGCCAACGCCGATGAGCGCCAGCGCGCCGCCGAGGTCCAGCAGAACCTCCTCCCCCCGCGACAACCTGAGGGTCCGCGACTACGAACTGGCGGGGCGCTTCCGGCCGTCCCGCAGCGTGGGCGGCGACTTCTACGACTGGTACGGCACCCCGGACGGGCTGCATCTCACGGTCGCCGACGCGATGGGCAAGGGCATGGGTGCCGCCCTGGTCGCGGCGACGGTGCGCGCCATCATGCGGTCGGTCGCCCCGCAGCCGAGCATCGAGACCGCGTTCGCGACGGCGGCGCGGGCCACCGAGGCCGACCTCGAGCAGACGAGCTCGTTCGTCACGCTCTTCCACGGGCGCCTCGACGCCGCTACCGGCGTCGTCGGCTACGTGGATGCCGGGCACGGGCTGGCGCTGCACGTCACCGCCGATGGCAACGTCACCCGGCTGAAATCGGCCGGACCGCCGGTGGGCGCGTGGCCGGACCAGGCCTGGGCGGCGGATACGGTGGAGCTCGGGCCCGGCGACTCCCTGGCCATCGTGAGTGACGGCCTGCTGGACATCTACGAGACGGTCGAGCAGTTCACCGCGGCGGTGGCCGGCGTCATCACGGCAGCTCGCAGCGCGGAGGCCGCCTGCGCCGTCCTGCTGGACATGGCCGACGTACCCGAGGTGGCCGACGACGTCACCGCCGTCGTCCTTCGGCGCACGCAGGACCGCCCCGAGCAGCACGCACGACCACAGACCACCGACAGGTAGAGGAAGAGGACGCACAGATGGAATTCACCACCCAGGACAAGGGACGCTACACCGAAGTGACGGCCAGCGGCCGCCTGAACATGGTGGCCGCCCCCAAGCTGCGCGAGGTCATCAACGGCGTCGTGGCCGCGGGTGGGAAGCGCATCGTGGTGAACCTCGCGGAGACCAGCTTCATGGACTCCTCGGGGCTCGGCGCCCTCATCGGCTGCCTCAAGCTGGCACGGCAGTCCGGCGGCGACCTGCGGATCGCTGCCGTCCAGCCCCAGGTCACCATGGTGCTCGAACTCACCAGCATGCACCGGGTCCTGACCCCCCACGGAACACCCGACGAGGCCTTCCCGAATGACTGACATCCTGGCCCGGCGGACCCTTGAGGAACCGGCGGCCGAGCAGGCGATCGAGGACCTGCACGGCGTGCTCGACCAGCTGTGGCACGACGCCGCGTTCGTGCCGGCGATGGACCAGATGGCCTTCAGCACCGCCGTGATCGAAGCCGCGAGCAACGTCGTGCGCCACGGCGTCGCTGCGCAGGGCGCGGAACTCCTCCTCGGCGTCGAGCTCACGGTGGCCACCGGGTACCTGCGGGCGGTCATCAGCGAGATCGGGGCCGCGCCGCTGGATCCGGTACCCGACCTCGAGGGGCCCGACCTGACCGCGCTCCCCGACGACGCGCTGCTGGAGGACTACGACGAATCAGGTCGCGGTCTCTCGATGATCCGGGCACTCGTCACGACGGTCACGGTCGAGCGGCAGGGCGACTCGAACGTGTGGGTCCTGTCCAGGGACGCCGGGTAGGAGCGTCGACCCTCCGGTCCTGGTGACAGCCGGCCGTGGGTCACGGCAGGGACGGCCGGCCGAGGAACGCCGCGACGTCCGCGTAGACCTCCCGGGACTCGGGCAGGCGCGGGGCCGCCGGGAAGACGTGGAACCCGCCGGGGTAGGTCCTCATGGTGACGTCGGCACCGGCCGCGACGGCCCGGTCCCGGAACACCGTCGCGTCCGCCATGCACACATCGCGGGTGCCCTGGTAGATCCGCGTCGCCGGAACCGCGGCCAGCAGGTCATCGGGTGCGCAGGCGGGGCTGACCAGGGGCGTCCTCGGGTCGTCGCCTCCGGCCCACCACAGGCCGGCCTGCACGGGGCCCGCGACGGAGAGCATCGGGTCGACGGCCTCGTACTTCGGGATCGCGGGGTTGGTGCCCGTGACGTCGAGCCAGGGAGCGAACACCGCGACGCGCCCGGGTGCGGGCAGCCCGGCGTCGCGGAAGGCCCACGGCTGGGCGATGGCGAGCCCGCCGCCGGCCGAGTCCCCCATCAGCGTGACGTCGTCCGGATCCGCTGTCCGCAGGACCTCCCGGTACACGGACACCAGGTAGGGGAAGGCCTCGCGGTAGGTGCTCTCCGGTGCCAGGCGGTAGAGGGGGACGGTCACGGCAGCGCCCGTGCGCTTGGTCAGCTCGGCGAGAATCCACCAGTGCGGCCGCCCGAACTCGTTGAGGTAGATCCCGCCGTGCGTGTAGATGATGTGGGACCGCGTGGTGCCGAGCAGCGGCCGGACGGTGAGCGTGCGCACGCCGTCGATCCGCTTCTCCTGGATCGTGTGGGTGTGCTTGAACGTCCACGGGACGGCCGCCGCCGACGGGTACGTCCGGCCCGGGTACTTCCTGTTGACCCAGTCCGTCCCGGTCAGGTTCCTCTTGGTGGGCAGCAGGCTGATCAGTCGGCACGCGACACGCATGGCCCGCGAGCCGTCATGCGCGCTCGGTTCGACGGGGTCCGTGCCGGCCGCGTATCCGCTCGTCATGGCCCCAGCCTAGTGCGGAGCCCGCGGACCGCGCCGCCTCTGTCATGCTGGTCGGGGCCGGAATGCCCCGGTCGGCGTCCTCCGTCCCACCGACCCGCCCGACGCCGTTCCGGCCCGACGAAGGAAGAGATGGATACCGCCTCACACATCGCCCTCGCCGCCGACCTCCTCGGCGTGTTCTTCTTCGCCGTGTCCGGCAGCCTGCTGGCCGCACGGAAGGGCTTCGATCTCGTGGGGTCCCTCCTGCTCGCGTCGCTCGCGTCGCTGGGCGGCGGCGTGGCACGGGACCTCATCATCGACGTCCCGCCGGCGGCGTTCAACAACCCCGCCTACCTGGTGCCTCCCCTGCTGGCCACCGTGCTCGTCTACTTCGTGTTCTCCGGCGTGGAGCGCGTCAAGCGCGTCCTCGTCCTCTTCGACGCCGCGGGCCTCGCCCTGTTCTGCATCACCGGCACCATCAAGGCCCTCGACGTCGGCCTCAACCCGGTCTCCGCCGCCCTCCTGGGCGTCACGACGGCCGTGGGCGGCGGCCTGCTGCGCGACGTCGTCGCCAACGAGATCCCGCAGCTCTTCGACCCCCGGGACATCTACGCGCTGCCCGCGATGCTCGGCGCCGCCGTCGTCACCGTGCTGTACCTGACGGACACCTTCACGCTGGTCACGGGCATGCTGGCGGCGTCGCTCGTGTTCTCGCTGCGCGTCCTCGCCTGGCGCTACGGCTGGCACGCGCCACTCGCGGCACGCACCTCCCCCACCCGGAGGTAGCCCCGGCGCCGGACGCGGCGGCTAGGATGGGGGAATCCCCCGCCGCCACTCCTGGAGTACCTGTGACTGAGCTCTTTTCCGACCGATTCCGCGCCCTGGTGCCTCAGTACTTCGAGGGCGAGTGGGTCGAGGAGGACGGCCTGTCCGAGGACGAGCTCGCCGGGATGCTCGCGGGCAAGGACTTCGAACTCCCCCTCGCCCTGCACGAGTTCTACCGCGCCGTGGGAGCCACCGAGGACATCATGGAGGCGTTCCACTTCTTCTGGGACCCCGACGAGCTCGAGATCGAGGACGGCTTCCTCCTGTTCCTCGAGGACGAGGACGAGCAGTACACGTGGGGGATGCGGGCCGACCAGCTGGACGTCCCGGACCCCATCGTCTGGCGCCGCAACAACGCACGCGGCGAGTGGCAGAGCGAGGAGGGCACGTTCAGCGAGTACGTCCTCGACCTGTTCGAGTGGGTCTTCGAGGAGGACGGGGAGGACTGATGGAATTCGCCCACCACGCTCCCGACGGGTACCGGTGCCCGTTCTGCGACCTCGCGCGGGGGGACTTCAGCAACCCGAGGAACCTGTGCCGACCGGGTGACGTCGTCTACTCCGACGACCTCGTGCTGGCGTTCATCGCGTCGCACGGCTTCGAGCCGAATCCGGGGCACGTACTCATCACGCCGCGTGAGCACGTCGAGCTGCTCTACGAACTGCCCGACGACGTCGCCGCCCGCATCATGACGATGACCCGCGACATCGCGATCGCCATCAAGCGGGCGTGGGCGCCCGACGGCGTCTCGACCCGGCAGCACAACGAGCCCGCCGGCAGCCAGCACGTATGGCACTACCACCAGCACGTGCTGCCCCGCTGGCACGACGACGGCTTCTACTTCACCCCGAAGCGGCCCATCGTGGACCCGGCGATCAGGGCGCGGAAGGCCGACGAGTTGAGGTCCTTCCTCCCGACGGTGTAGCGCCCACCGGCTTCCCGCCCTGCTGCGGCTTCGTGCACGGGTTTCGGGCAACAAGAGCGTGTCGTGCGAGGACACGCCGGTCTGCAGGGTCGGGTGCCCACGAAAGCGGTGCAGGAAGCCGCACCTCGCCATCGATGTCAGCGCACGGGCCGGTGCCCGAGGGCCTTGAAGACCATGGCGAGAAGGTCCTCCGGCCGGAACATGACGTCCTCGTAGCAAAAACGCAGCACGAGGTAGCCGCCGATCACCGTCATGTTGTTCCTCCTGCGGTCGCGCCGGAGCGCCTGACGGTCCGAATGGAACGCCGCGCCGTCGATCTCCACGACGAGGCATTCCTCGACCAGGAAGTCGACCCGCCCCACACCCGCTATCCGGACCTGCGAGCGAACACGGAGACCGGCGCCGCGCAGCAGGAGTCGCGTGACGACCTCGATCGCCGATTCCCCGGTGAGGTCGACCGAGGCCAATGCTCCGCGTGCCCTGCCGTTGCGCTTCCCGGGCAGCCGAGACTCAAGGAACGCCGCCACGGTGTCGCCGCGTCGCAGAGCACACTCGACCATGGGGACCGACTCGTCGGCAGGCCGGCACTGCAGCACGTGCACCAGCACGTCGGCCAGACCGACGAGTGGCAGCCGGGAGTGCGGAGGAACGGTGACGACCCGATGATTGATGCAGCCTGCGACCGAGCGGGCCGGCCGGCTGACATGCACCCCGATCGCAGGTCGGACGCGCCACAGCCCGTAGTGGACCGCGGCGGAGACAGACGTGAGCCGTGCTCCCGCACCCACCGCCCGGACGAACTCCGGTGGGGCGTCGGGAAGAGCCAGGACCCCCCGTCGAACGCGGAGAAGCCTGCCGTCGCCGAGATAGTGCTCGATCGCCCGCTCCCCAACCCCGCGCTTCAGCAGGGCACCCGTGGAAGCCACACCGCCCGATGCCGCGAGGATCTGCTCGATCGTCATGGACCAACCCAAGCGGCTGCCGCCCGTGATCGACGCCGGGCCCACCGCTATGTGGACGGGCCTCGGGGTGCAGCGGCACATGAGGATGCGGCGTCGTGCACGCGTTTCACCATGGCGCACGCGTGTCGCCATGGGACACGCCGATCATCAAGGACCTTCAGCCGGAAAGCCGTGCACGAAGGCGCAGGCACGGCGGCAAGGCGCGGCACTGCAGGTGCGACGGCGGCGCTAGACGTCCCTGCTGACGACGGCCTGCGCGAAGCTCGCCAGGGCCTGCTTCACGACGCTGTCCGGGAGCGGGTCGAGGGCCGCGACGGCGTCGTCGGCCCACTGCTGGGCCACGGCCCAGGCCTCCTGCGTCTGCGGGTGCGAGCGCACGGCGGCGACGGCGCCGGCGAGGGCTTCATCGGAGGAGAGGTCGCTGTCGACGAGCGCGACGACGTCGGCCGCCGAGGAGTCGCCGGCAGCCGCGGCGCGGCGCAGCAGGATGACGGGCAGTGTGGGGACGCCCTCGCGGAGGTCGGTGCCGGGAGCCTTGCCGGACTTCACCTTGAGACCCGTGACGTCGATGACGTCGTCGGCGAGCTGGAACGCGACGCCCACCTTCTCGCCGTACGAGACCATCACGTCCACGACCTCCGGCGGGGTGTCCGCGAAGAGGGCGCCGAGCTGCCCGGAGGCCGCCACGAGGGAACCGGTCTTGTCAGCGATGACCGAGAGGTAGTGCTCGAGGTCGTCCTGGCCGTCGCTCGGTCCGACCGTCTCGTGCAGCTGGCCGAGGCAGAGCCGCTCGAACGTCCGCGCCTGGATCCCGAGCGCCTCGCCGCCGAGTTCGGAGACCAGGATGGAGGCCCGGGCGAAGATGAGGTCGCCGGTCAGGATGGCGACGGAGTTGCCCCATACCTCGTGGGCGGTCGGGGCTCCGCGCCGGAACGGCGCGGAATCCATGACGTCGTCGTGGTACAGCGTGGCGAGGTGTGTCAGCTCGACGACGACGGCCGCCTGGACCACCTTGGTGCGCGCCGGGTTGCCGAGGTGGGAGGCGAGGATGGTGAGCAGGGGGCGGATGCGCTTCCCGCCGGCCTCGACGAGGTGGCGGCTGGTGGCGTCGGCAAGGGGATCGGAATTGGCGATCGCTCCGCGCAGCTGCTTCTCGACCTCCGCGAGGCAGGACGAGACGGACGGCCCCAGTTCCGGGTCCTCGGCGATGAGGGCGAAGCCGGGAGGCAGACGCAGGGCATCGGCGTCGTCCGGGATGTCCGCGGTATCCAGCGCGCTGTTCAGACCCACGCTGGTCCAGCCGGAGTTGAAGGATTGTGTCACGGTCTAAGACTAACCAAGGAGGGCGGCGCTTTGCGCACGCAGGTGGCCCGTCAGGGACGGCTGGTTGGAGGTGGGGGGCACGAGCGACTCGAGGAGATGGATGACGCGATCCTCGAAGCCCCGACCGCCGGCGTCCGTCAGGTTCGCCAGCATGCGCACCACGAAGCGCATGAGCACCGGCACGGGCATACCGGTCCGCAGGGCCAGGGACAGGATGGCGGGCTTGCCGATGAGCTGCGCGAAGATGCGGCCGAGCGTGAAGTGGCTGCCCCACTGCTCCCGCACGTACGGCGCGTACCCGGACAGGACCTGGTCGCGTCCGAGCGGCGAGGCGACACCCTGCGCCCGCTCGATGAACTCGGCGGCGTACCGCGCCGACTCCATCGCGTAGGAGATCCCCTCGCCGTTGAACGGTGACACCATGCCGCCGGCGTCGCCGAGGAGCAGCAGCCCGGGGCTGTAGTGCGGCGTGCGGTTGAAGCCCATGGGCAGTGCGGCTCCGCGGATCTCCCCGACCTGGTTCTCGGGCGCGAAGCCCCACTCCGACGGCATCCCCGCGGTCCAGTCGCGCAGGACCTGCTTGTAGTCGAGCTTCCCGAACTCCGCGGAGGAGTTGAGGATGCCGAGGCCCACGTTGGAGGTCCCGTCGCCGACGCCGAAGACCCACCCGTACCCCGGCAGGGGCTTCCCGGTGGCGTCCGGCAGCTCGAGCCAGCCCTCCATCCAGTCGTCGTTCGTGCGGGGACTGGTGAAGTAGGTGCGCACGGCGACGCCGAGCGGCCGGTCGTCGCGCTTCTGGAGCCCGAGGCTGACGGCGGTGCGGGTGGAGTTGCCATCCGCTGCGAGGACGACGTCGGCCGTGAAGGTGCGCGTCTCGCCGGTCTTGCGTCCCTCGGCGTCCAGCAGGTTGGCGGTCACCCCGGTGACGCGCCCGGCCTCGTCGCGCTGCGCCGAGGTCACCGAATGGCCCTCGAGGATCATGGCGCCTGCGGTCCGGGCGTGCTGCGCGAGGGCCTCGTCGAAGCCGAGGCGCGTGCGCACCAGACCGTAGTCGGGGAAGTCGCTCAGTTCGGGCCAGGGCACCTCGACGGTCCGCTTGCCCGCGATGAGCCGCAGGCCCTTGTTGCGGCGCCACCCCTCGCTCTCGTCGTGCGGCAGGCCGAGGAGCTGCAGTTCACGTGTGGCGCGGGGCGTCAGTCCGTCGCCGCACACCTTCTCGCGGGGGAACCAGGTCTTCTCGAGGACCGTGACCTCGATGCCGGCGCTCGCGAGGTAGTAGGCCGCGGTGGAACCGGCCGGGCCGGCACCGACGATGAGGACGGACACCTAGACGGCCGCCGAGATCCGGCGCAGGCGGACCTGCCCCGGCAGGAGCGGTTCCTCGCCCGGTGCCGCCGGCGCCTTGGTGGCGCGGTGGACGGCGACGATCCCGCCGTTGAGGTTCCGGTATTCGACGTCGTTCCAGCCGCTCTCGCCGATCCAGGCGGCGAGCTCGTCCTGGTTCGGCCAGGCGCGGATGGATTCCGCGAGGTAGACGTAGGCGTCGGGATTGGAGCTGACCCTCCGCGCGATCGCCGGCAGCGCCCGCATCAGGTACTCCGTATAGGTGGTACGCCACAGCGCGACGGTGGGCGAGGAGAACTCGGCGATGACCAGCCGGCCGCCCGGCTTCGTGACCCGCAGCATCTCCGCGAGGGCCTTCTGCGGCTCGTCGACGTTGCGGAGCCCGAAGGAGATGGTGGACGCGTCGAAGGAGTTGTCGGCGAACGGGAGGTTCGTGGCGTCGCCGGCGACGAAGTCGATGTCCGGCCGCCGGCGCTTGCCGACCTTCAGCATGCCGAGCGAGAAGTCGCAGGCGACGACGTCGATCCCCGCGTCCGCGTACGGCTCGCTCGAGGTCCCGGTACCGGCCGCGAGGTCCAGGACGCGCTGACCCGGTTCGGCGCCCACGGCATCCACGACGACCCGGCGCCAGCGGCGCGTCTGCCCCATCGACAGGACGTCGTTGACGACGTCGTACTTGGGCGCCACGTCGTCGAACATGGCTGCTACTTCGTCAGGACGCTTCTCCAGCGATGCACGATTCACCCGTTCATTGTCTCAAACAAACACCCGGCACCTAATCCGCGTCGGCTGCCCCGCGGGGACGACGGCGGCGGCACGGCCGCGGCGCACGTGCCCAAGCTCACGATGCCGCACGGATACGCCGCAGGACCGCGGAGTACGCTTGGAGCATCATGAGCACTCCGTCCCTCACCGCGCTGACGCCTGCGCCCGGACAGTCCCGCGGGCTCCGCAGCATCACGGTGGGACGCGCCGCCATGGACCCCCAGTCGGGTCTCCTCGAGTACGTGGTCCGGAACGACGCCCACACCTGGATCCGGCGCGGTGGCGGACTCGTGGCGTACGGCGAGACCGCGAGGTTCACCGTGACCGGTCCGGACCGCTTCACGCAGGCCCAGGAGTGGTGGCGACGCGAGCTCGCGGGTGCGGAGGTCGTGAACGAGCTCGGCGTCCCCGGGTCCGGCCTCATCGCGTTCGGGTCCTTCGCCTTCTCCAAGACCTCGCCGCACGAATCGCGCCTGATCGTCCCCGAGGTGGTGGTCGGCTGCAGCGAGGGCCGGAGCTGGCTGACGTTCATCACCGACGACGCCGAGGCCGACCTGACCGCCGAGGCGGCCGAGGCCACCCTCGCCGCCTACCTCGTCGAGCCCGACGCCGACCGCTCCCCCAGCCCCGGTGACAGGCTCGGCCCCGGCGTCCTGAGCGAGGAGCAGTACAAGCTCGCCGTCGCCGAGGGCGTGAAGCACGTCCAGACCGGCGAACTGAGCAAGCTCGTCCTCGCGCGCGACGTCGTCGCGGACCTCGAGACGCCCGTCGCCACCGCCCAGGTGCTGCGCGAACTCGCCGTCCGGTACGAGGACTGCTGGACCTACGCGGTCGACGGCCTGATCGGCTCGACGCCGGAGATGCTGATCAAGGTCGAGGACAACACCGCCCGGGCCCGCGTCCTCGCCGGCACCCTCGACCGCGCCAACGCACCCGCGGGCGACCCCGACTACCCCACACGGGTGCTGGCCGGATCCGAGAAGCAGCTCCACGAGCACCAGATCGCGATCGACTCGCTCACCGAGACGCTCGAGCCCTTCACGAGTTCCATGACGTCGCACAGCGAGCCGTTCGTCCTCCAGCTGCCGAACGTGTGGCACCTCGCGTCCGACGTCACGGCGCAGCTCGCCCCCGACGCCGACGGCGAGATCCCGACGTCGCTGGCCCTCGTCCAGGCCCTCCATCCGACCGCCGCCGTCTGCGGCACCCCGACCACCGTCGCGGGTGCACTGATCCGTGAACTCGAGCACCTGCAGCGCGGCCCCTACGCCGGGCCGGTGGGGTGGATCGACGCCGGCGGCAACGGGGAGTGGGGCATCGCCCTGCGGGGCGCCGTCGTCGAGACCCCAACGCGCGTGCGGCTGTATGCGGGCTGCGGCATCGTCGAGGGCTCGCAGCCCGAAGCGGAACTGGCGGAGACGTGGAGCAAGTTCCGGCCCATGATCGAGGCACTCGGGCTGAGCCGCTGAGCCCTGCCCTTGGTTACCAATAAGCAATACCTGTAGCCTGTGATGCACATCTCTCTTCGCTCGTTAGAATCAGCAGGACCTTTTCCGCTTCATCCCGTCCGTTCAAGTGAGGTACCCATGCTTTCCAAGAAATCCGCAATGCTGGCCGCCCTGGCCGCCGGTGCCCTCGCGCTCAGCGCGTGCGGCGGAGGTTCCGACGACGCCGCGGCCGGCTCCGGCGGGGACAGTGGCCTGAACCTCGTCTCCGAGGGTTCGCTGACCGTCTGCTCGGACATCCCCTACCCGCCCTTCGAGTTCGAGGAGAACGGCGAGTACACCGGCTTCGACATGGACCTCATGAAGGAGATCGCCGCGGGCATGGACCTCGAGCTCGCCGTGCAGGACGTCGAATTCAACGGCCTCCAGAGTGGTGCCGTGCTGGCGGCCCGCCAGTGCGACATCGGCGCGAGCGCCGTCACCATCACCGAGGAGCGCCAGGCGAACCTCGCGTTCTCGGACCCGTACTACGATTCGCTGCAGTCCCCTCCTGGTCCCCGCCGACTCAGACATCGCCTCGATCGAGGACCTCGCGGGCAAGCAGGTGGGCGTCCAGCAGGGCACCACCGGCGAGACCTACGCTGGGGAGAACGCACCCGAGGCCGAACTGGTCGCGTTCCCTTCCGACGCCGAGATGTATGCCGCGATCCAGGCCGGGAACGTCGACGCCCTGCTGCAGGACCTCCCCGTCAACATCGGCCACACGGAGGACGGCTCCTTCACCATCGCCGAGGAATACCCGACGGACGAGCAGTACGGCTTCATCATGGCGAAGGACGGCAGCGAAGCGCTGGTCACCGCGGTGAACGAGCAGCTCGCCACCCTGCGCGACAACGGCAGGTACCAGGAAATCTACGACTCCTACTTCGCGGAGTAGCCCCCCGATCCGCGCGGCCAGGACGACTCCCGGCCGCGCGGGCTCCACTTCTGTGAAGGAAGGTAGTTCCCCCCGCGTGAAACGATCGACACGCAGACGCCTCACGCAGGGCGTCCTCTACGCGGTATTCGCCGCCGTCGTCCTGTTCGTCATACTCTCCGCCGACTGGGGCAGGATCCAGTCCAACTTCTTCGACCTCGACGTCGCTGCGGCGACCTTCCCGGAGATCGTCACGATCGCCGCGAAGAACACCGTCGTCTACACCGCGATCGCGTTCGTCGGAGGTCTTCTGCTCGGACTCGTCCTCGCGCTCATGAAGCTCTCTCCGGTGCTCCCGTACCGCTGGCTCGCGACCGCCTACATCGAGCTCTTCCGCGGACTCCCGGCCCTGCTCGTGATCTTTGGTTTCGCCTACGCCGTCCCGATCGCCCTGCAGTGGCGCCCTCCGGGCGGCAATGCGGGCGCGGGCCTGATCGCCCTCATCATCGTCTCCTCCGCCTACATCGCGGAGACCATCCGAGCCGGCATCGAGGCGGTGCCCAAGGGGCAGGTCGAGGCCGCGCGCTCGCTTGGCATGAACTCCGCGTGGACCATGGTAACCGTCGTCCTCCCGCAGGCCTTCCGGATCATCACCCCCCCGCTGACCAACGAGCTCGTGATCCTCATCAAGGACACCTCCCTGCTGTTCATCGCGGGCATGGCCATCGGCGACCGCGAGCTGACCACGTTCTCCCGTGACGCCCTCACCAGCCAGGCGAACGCGACCCCGCTCGTGGTCGCCGCAATGATGTACCTGGTCATCACGCTGCCGCTGACCCAGCTGGTCGCGAAGCTCGAACGACACAACAAGAGAGGCCGGTGATTCCGGTGGCCCAGCCAGCATCGGGTGCCGCATCCCGCGGATCGGCCGCGGCCGTCCCCGCGATCGAGGTCCGGGCACTGTGCAAGACCTTCGGCAGCAACGAGGTGCTCAAGGGCATCGACTTCCACGTGGACCAGGGCGAGGTGGTCTGCGTGATCGGCCCCTCGGGCTCCGGCAAGTCCACGCTGCTGCGCTGCGTCAACCGCCTCGAGGAGCCCACCAGCGGCACCGTGATGGTGGAGGGCGTCGACATCACGGACAGCGAGACGGACCTCGACGACGTGCGGACGCGCATCGGCATGGTGTTCCAGCAGTTCAACCTGTTCCCGCACCTCACGGTCCTGAGGAACCTGACCCTCGCGCAGCAGCGGGCGAAGAAGCGGGGTAGGGCCGAGGCCACGGAGATCGCCCGCAGGAACCTCGCCAAGGTGGGCCTCGCGGAAAAGGCGGACGCCTTCCCCGCGCAGCTCTCGGGCGGCCAGCAGCAGCGTGTCGCGATCGCACGTGCGCTCTCCATGGACCCGGACATGATGCTGTTCGACGAGCCGACCAGCGCGCTGGACCCCGAGCTCGTCGGCGACGTGCTCGAGGTCATGAAGCAGCTCGCCAAGGAGGGCATGACCATGATGGTGGTCACCCACGAGATGGGCTTCGCCCGCGAGGTCGGCGACCGCGTGGTGTTCATGGACGGTGGCGTCGTCGTGGAGCAGGGCAAGCCCGAGGACGTCCTCGGGAACCCGCAGCACGAGCGGACGAAGCTGTTCCTCTCGAAGGTGCTGTAGCTAGAGGAATCCGTCCGCCACAGCACGGCGGATGCGTGCATGGAGGTCCCGGAGCGTCGCCCGCTCGGCACGGACCTCGAGGATGGAGCGGCCCCGGATGGGCCGCTCCATCGCCGTATGCAGCTCGTCCAGCGTCGTCGCGCGCTCGTACAGCAGTCCGTGGGCGGCAGCGATCGCCGCGAGATCCACGGTGTGCGGGGTGCCGAACAGCCGTTCGACGGCGGCACCGTAGCGCGCCCTCGTCGACTCCGCGCCGTGCTCGAGCAGGCCGAAGATCCCTCCGCCGCCGTCGTTGAGGACCACGATGTGCAGGTCGGGCTGAGGCTCACCGTTGCCGAGGAGGAGTCCGCCGACATCGTGCAGGAACGTCAGGTCGCCCATCAGTACACGAGTCGGGATGCCGGCGGCGAGCGCCACCCCGGTGGCGGTCGAGACGGTGCCGTCGATGCCCGCCAGCCCGCGGTTGGCGAAGACCTCGAGCGGATGCCAGTCGGTGGCGCCCACGAGGTCCACGTCTCGGATGGGATTGGAGGACCCCAGCACCAGGTTGCCGTCCGTGTGCTCCCACACGGCATCCGCGAGGTGGAGTCCGGTGATGCGCTCCTCGTCGGCGAGGAGGGACTGGATCACCGCTTCCGCCGTCGCTCCGGCCTCCCGCCAGGAACGCAGCCAGCCCTCCTTGCCGCGGCCTGCGAAGGCGAGCAGTTCGGGCAGGTCGTCGATGATGCGCTCCGGGCGCCTGCCCTCCTCGAACCAGGCCACAGGCCCCGGGAGGTACAGCGCGTGCTCGACGTCGGGACGCGCCAGCAGGGCGGTCACCGGCCGGGAGAGCGTGGGGCGGCCGAAGGTCACGACGCGCGTGATCGCGGGGCCCAGGTGCTCGAGCAGCAGCCGGTACGGGGCGATCGCGC encodes the following:
- the menG gene encoding demethylmenaquinone methyltransferase; translated protein: MFDDVAPKYDVVNDVLSMGQTRRWRRVVVDAVGAEPGQRVLDLAAGTGTSSEPYADAGIDVVACDFSLGMLKVGKRRRPDIDFVAGDATNLPFADNSFDASTISFGLRNVDEPQKALAEMLRVTKPGGRLVIAEFSSPTVALWRTTYTEYLMRALPAIARRVSSNPDAYVYLAESIRAWPNQDELAAWIGESGWNDVEYRNLNGGIVAVHRATKAPAAPGEEPLLPGQVRLRRISAAV
- a CDS encoding amino acid ABC transporter permease gives rise to the protein MKRSTRRRLTQGVLYAVFAAVVLFVILSADWGRIQSNFFDLDVAAATFPEIVTIAAKNTVVYTAIAFVGGLLLGLVLALMKLSPVLPYRWLATAYIELFRGLPALLVIFGFAYAVPIALQWRPPGGNAGAGLIALIIVSSAYIAETIRAGIEAVPKGQVEAARSLGMNSAWTMVTVVLPQAFRIITPPLTNELVILIKDTSLLFIAGMAIGDRELTTFSRDALTSQANATPLVVAAMMYLVITLPLTQLVAKLERHNKRGR
- the glnQ gene encoding peptide ABC transporter ATP-binding protein, translated to MIPVAQPASGAASRGSAAAVPAIEVRALCKTFGSNEVLKGIDFHVDQGEVVCVIGPSGSGKSTLLRCVNRLEEPTSGTVMVEGVDITDSETDLDDVRTRIGMVFQQFNLFPHLTVLRNLTLAQQRAKKRGRAEATEIARRNLAKVGLAEKADAFPAQLSGGQQQRVAIARALSMDPDMMLFDEPTSALDPELVGDVLEVMKQLAKEGMTMMVVTHEMGFAREVGDRVVFMDGGVVVEQGKPEDVLGNPQHERTKLFLSKVL
- the menD gene encoding 2-succinyl-5-enolpyruvyl-6-hydroxy-3-cyclohexene- 1-carboxylate synthase codes for the protein MTDSAVSRPAPLDSAASAARAVRALIAGGVTDVVVAPGSRSAPLAYALAEAEAAGQVRLHVRIDERSGAFTALGLALGGQRPAAVVTTSGTAVGELLPAVMEANHAAVPLVVVSADRPGELRGTGANQTTVQPGLFGVHVRAALDVGAGEDPSIPVAEALRTALGRPADGAAAGTAAPGPVHLNLAFRDPLVPDGAAEGTAAGDEPPAPALEAPPGDRAVVDARPGAGSTVGSTTGSTTVVVAGHGAGELAAVFAAHLDLPLLAEPSSNARFGSSAIAPYRLLLEHLGPAITRVVTFGRPTLSRPVTALLARPDVEHALYLPGPVAWFEEGRRPERIIDDLPELLAFAGRGKEGWLRSWREAGATAEAVIQSLLADEERITGLHLADAVWEHTDGNLVLGSSNPIRDVDLVGATDWHPLEVFANRGLAGIDGTVSTATGVALAAGIPTRVLMGDLTFLHDVGGLLLGNGEPQPDLHIVVLNDGGGGIFGLLEHGAESTRARYGAAVERLFGTPHTVDLAAIAAAHGLLYERATTLDELHTAMERPIRGRSILEVRAERATLRDLHARIRRAVADGFL